The following DNA comes from Mucilaginibacter jinjuensis.
ATTTGTTTGTAAGTTATTTTGAATAACAATTGCAATGTTACGCAAAAATATTTGCGCATTCATCAAAAATTAATTTACAAAATTGATTTCTTCCCCCATCAAATCGTTACAAAATCTAATTCTTTAATTTCGTTGCTTTTTAGTTAATTTGCTCTTTCGAGCCCTTTGCTATGGGGCTCTGCAGCAGTGTAACTAATTATATCCCTAATAAATGAACTATAAACATCTGATTTTTACTACCGGTTTAGCCCTGGCCTCGATTGGTGTGTTTGCGCAGGATAACCTGGTTAATTCTTTAAAAAATAACCAAACTGCTACAAGTAAAGAGAAATTTAAATTTACTGAAGTTATTAATATCGAAAATACTTCGATTAAAAACCAGGGATCATCTGGTACCTGCTGGAGTTACTCAACCACTTCATTCCTGGAGTCTGAAATGATTAAGGCCGGTAAAAAGCCGGTTAACCTGTCTGAGTTATATACCGCCCGTTGTGCTTATGTAGAAAAAGGTATTAACTATGTGCGCATGCACGGCTCGCTTTCATTAGGTGATGGCGGCGAACTGCACGACGTAATTAACATGTACCGCAAATATGGCGCAGTGCCTTACGAGCAATACACCGGCTTAAATTACGGTACTAACATTAACAAACTAGGCGAAATGGGCGCTATGACAGAAGGTTTATTAAAAGCCGTAGTGCAAAACCCTAACGGTAAGCTTTCGCCAAACTGGCTTGCTGCTTATACCTCAACACTGGATAGCTATTTAGGTAAAGTGCCAGAGAGCTTTGAGTACAACGGTAAAAAATACACCCCGCAAACTTTTGCACAGCAGGTAGTAGGTTTAAACCCGGATGATTACGTTGAGTTTTCATCATTCACAGATCATCCTTATTACAAAAAGTTTACGCTGCTGGTTCCTGATAACTGGTCGTACGACCAGGTTTATAACCTGCAACTGGATGATGTTACCACCGTAATTGATAACGCACTGAAAAACGGTTACACCGTAGCCTGGGCTACAGATGTAAGTGAGAAAAGCTTTAGCTGGGTAAATGGCGTGGCTTATGTACCCGAGGTGCCTTACGAGGTAATGACCGCAGAGCAGAAAAAAGAAATGTTTGACGGCCCTAAACCGGAAATGACCATTACACCAGAAGTTCGCCAAAAAGCATTTGATGATTACAGTACCACCGATGACCACGGTATGCACATTGTAGGTTTAGCTAAAGACCAAAACGGCAAAGAGTACTACATCGTTAAAAACTCATGGGGCGTAACTAACGATTACAAAGGATACCTGTATGTCACTAAAGCATTTGTACGTTACAAAACCACCGCTTTGTTGCTAAACAAAAAAGCTTTACCTGCAGATATTATTAAGAAGACAGGGATATAACATTGACCTGATATATGAAAGCCCGGCAGAGAATCTGCCGGGCTTTTTTGTTACTTCACGTCATGTCGAACTTGTTTCGGCACCCCATAGGACAGGTCTAAAATCATGCATCCGCCTACTTAGCATGTGGGGTGCTGAAACAAGTTCAGCATGACGATGGGGGAATTACTTTTTCAGCAACACATTCACACACAACTGCTGCCTTATAGTAAAGCCCATGCTTTTATAAACCTCAATAGCACGGGTGTTATCGGTGCGCACATGTAAAAACGGGGTTTTGCCCAACGCTACAATTTGCTTAATGGTATGTAATATCAGGGCGCGGGCATAGCCCTTACCTAAGTGGTCAGGGTGGGTGCAAACGGCGCTTACTTCCATGTAATCACCAACATGCAGGCGCTGGCCGGCCATGGCAACTAATTGTCCATCATTAAAAATACCAAAGTAATCACCGAACTCAATGGTGCGCTCTTCGAACGGACCGGGGTTGGTGAGTTTAGTAAGGCTCAGCATTTGCGGTACATCGGCAACGGTTAGGGGTACAATTTCGTTATGGCTATTATCGGAGACCGCAACCTGATCGCCCATCATCTGATACACTGCCGATTGATGAACAACTTCCCACGGCGAAAGGCTGTCCGATTGTTGGGCCGTGATGAAAACTACTACGCGCCCATTTGGAAGCAGGTCATATAAAGCAGTTATTAACGTTGGATTAAAATCGCGTGTGCCGGCAAAAGGTGAAACTTCTTTAGGGAAATATTTTACATCATCTGTGCCGCTGGCAAAATGTTTATTGCCGCTTAGCAGAGCGTTATATAAAGGATTATCGAGTACGTGGTTCATCACCACAAATAAACAAATTATAAGTATGGCGATTAAGGACTGATTTAATCTTGACGGTTAAATGATGGCAGTTGCCTCGGCTGTATTTTGATACATATCAATAAATGCTTTAACTGCCCGTGATTGCGGGATGTTTTTGCGGTACACCAGCATTACATTCATAATTCCCAGTTCTTTGGTAATAGTAAAGGTGTTGAGCTTACGGCCGGCGTAGTATTCACTGATTATTTCGGCAGGTAAAATGCTGATGCCTTGCCCTGCTTCTACAAAATTGATAATACCTTCTATCGAGTTCAATATCGTGCGTTTATACTGCGTAATCCCTTTTGATCCCAGCCACGATTCGAGCCTTGCCCTGAATACACAACCCTGATCAAACACCACAATTTTTACCGGGTCGTGCTTTAGCACATCGGTCAGTTTAGGTGTTTGGGCCGAAGTTAAGATCACCAGTTGCTCTTCTTTAACATGTATCGATTCCAGTTCGGGGTTAACAACCGGTGCAGATATAAAGGCAGCATCCAGTTTATAATTCAATACATCATTAAGCAATTCGTGGCGCATGGCCGATTTAAACTCCAGTTCAATATCGGGGTAAAGCTCTCCAAATCGGTTTAAAATATGAGGCACCCTCAACGCCATGGTGGTATCAATGCAACCAATTTTAACGTGGCCCACAACCTGGTCGGCATTTTTAATTTCTTTCTTGGCTTCATCAATCAGGTGGCTTACCTGCTTGCAGTACTGCATTAAGGTTTCGCCGGCCGAGGTTAGCGTTACTTTGCGCGAGGTACGGGTAAACAGCTCGGCACCAAATTCTTCTTCCAGGTTTTTAATGCGCGCCGTTACGTTTGATTGTACGGTGAACATCGCCTCTGCCGCTTTGGTGAAACTTCCATTTGCTGCTACAGCTTCAAATATTTTAAAATCGTTGGTATTCATAAATCACTAAAAATGATTTATTGTATCTTTATTAATCATTTTTTATAATCAAATATCAACATTAATTTTGATCTGTACAAATAGAATAAATGAAAACGATAAAACAATTAAGATTAAGCATGGTGGTAGCTATTGGGTTAATTACCAGTATGTCGCATGCGCAATCACATCAATCATTACAATCAAAAACTCAAATCATGGAAACCAATCAAGTTCACTATCGTAACCTTAAGGTAAACGGGTTAAATGTGTTTTACAGGGAAGCCGGGCCTAAAGATGCGCCCACAGTTTTATTACTGCACGGCTATCCAACATCGTCGCACATGTTTAGAAATTTGATCCCTATTTTAAGTAAACAGTATCATGTAATAGCTCCCGACCTGCCGGGGTACGGTTATACCGATGCCCCCGATCATACACAATTTCAATATACATTTGATAACCTGGCGCACACTATGCAAGGCTTTATTGATGAGCTTGGCTTGAAACGTTTTGCCATCTATGTTTTCGATTATGGAGCACCTACCGGTTATCGTTTGGCTTTGGCTAATCCCGAAAAAATTACCGGCATCATCTCTCAAAATGGTAATGCTTATGAAGAAGGCCTGAGCGATGCCTGGAGTGGGATGCAGAAATATTGGAAAGATCAATCAAAAGAAAACAGGGATGCTTTGAGGGAATTTGTGTTGGAGCACATGACTAAGTTTCAATACTTCCACGGTGTGGCAGATACCTCGCTGATTGCCCCCGAAAGTTATACCATGGATCAACACTTTTTAGACCGCCCGGGTAATGTGGAAATCCAATTAGACCTAATGCTGGATTACAGAACCAATGTGGCTTTGTATCCTAAATTCCAGGCTTATTTCCGCGATCGCAAGCCGCCGATACTGGCTGTTTGGGGCAATAAAGATCCATTCTTTTTACCTGCCGGTGCCGAAGGCTACAAAAAAGATGATCCAAATGCAACCGTTAAATTTTATGATACCGGCCACTTCGCTTTAGAAACCCATGTGAATGAAATTGGGCAGGATATATTGAGTTTTTTGGCGAAACTGCCGAGATAAGGGAAAAGAGAATCAAGAATCGAGAGTCAGGAAACGGGACCACCATTGTTCTCTCGAAATATTCAACTTCGAATTTATTAAAAACGCTTGTCATTTCGACGATAGGAGAAATCTTCTGCGGCAGATAAGCAGACTGTAGAAGATCTCTCCTATCGTCGAGATGACAAAGTATAAATGTATTTCAATGACGGTTGAGGGGTAAGTAAGTTGTTTCTTGACTCTCTCTTAAACCGCTCCCTTCAACAAGCCACCCTCTGCACGGATAGCCGCGCCATTAGTTGCTGATGCTAATGGGCTCGATAAATATACTACCATATTAGCTACTTCATCAGTACTTAAAAAACGTTGGATGAGTGATGTTGGGCGCACGGTTTTAAAGAAATCATCCTCAACCTGTTTTTTGGTTTTCTGCTGATCTTTGGCAAGATTGTCTATAAAACCACCAACACCTTCGGATAGGGTAGGGCCGGGCAGTACCGAATTTACGGTTACATTGGTGCCTTTGGTCAGTTCGGCCAGGCCGCGGGCAATGGCTATCTGGGCAGTTTTGGTCATGCCGTAATGGATCATTTCTTCGGGGATCTGGACGGCCGATTCGCTCGAGATAAAAATAATTCTGCCCCAGTTTTTTTTCAGCATTTTATCGAAATAGGCACGCGATAAACGGATGCCGCTTAGCACGTTGATCTCGTAAAACCTTAGCCAGTCTTCATCAGGTATATCACTAAAAGCCTTGGGCTCAAATATGGCTACATTATTAATTAAAATATCAACCTCGGGCACCTGAGCAATCAGGCTGGCTATTTCTTTGGGTTTGCTGAAATCGGCCACTACACCGGTAACTGCTGTGTTGCCGGTTTCTTCAATAATTTGTTTAACGGCGGCATCAACACGCTGGCTGGTGCGGCCGTTAATTATTACAGTAGCGCCTTCGGCAGCAAACTGTTTGGCAGTGGCAAAGCCTATGCCTGCAGTAGAACCGCTTATAAGGACAGTTTTATTTTTCAATTGTAAATCCATAGTAATAATGTTTTGATTGATACTAAACTAAACCATCGGGCTAATTATAGTTTGGAGAATAATAAAACATGTAATTGAACTGACAATAAGCTTTACTTATTTGTCATTTTTGATCTAAGCAGGGAGATATGGAATACGTAAGTAATAATCATCCCGATAATACAACCACAAAGCACACCACCAGCCCGTTCTAAAGCCACATCCCAAAAATATTGGCCGGGCTGATGCATGGTTATAATTAACAAGGCAACACCGGCCGAGCGGGTGGCCGTTTGTAATTTTAACAGTTCGCAGGCCACTATTGCTATCGTAATGCCCAGGCAAATCATGAATAAGTTAATGGGGTGAATATAAAATAGCGTTAGCCCAATGGCTGCGCCTATTAAATTGGCTATGATGCGGTTAGTGGCCAAATTCATGGCATCTTTTTCGTCAGGCGCCAGAACCAGTATAATGGAGATTAGGCACCATGCACCCAACGTGGGAAATAGCCGGTATAAATAAAAACCAATGGCAGTGCCTATTAAGCATTTAATAATATAGCGTAGTAAGTTGTTGTATTTAAAAGCCAATGCCTGCTGTTTTAATTAATGCTACGTTATAAAGTTAATGGAAATTGTTTTGTTTGATAGTTGGCAATGGCAGAATAACAAAACAACAACTTGCGATATAT
Coding sequences within:
- a CDS encoding GNAT family N-acetyltransferase yields the protein MNHVLDNPLYNALLSGNKHFASGTDDVKYFPKEVSPFAGTRDFNPTLITALYDLLPNGRVVVFITAQQSDSLSPWEVVHQSAVYQMMGDQVAVSDNSHNEIVPLTVADVPQMLSLTKLTNPGPFEERTIEFGDYFGIFNDGQLVAMAGQRLHVGDYMEVSAVCTHPDHLGKGYARALILHTIKQIVALGKTPFLHVRTDNTRAIEVYKSMGFTIRQQLCVNVLLKK
- a CDS encoding SDR family NAD(P)-dependent oxidoreductase; this encodes MDLQLKNKTVLISGSTAGIGFATAKQFAAEGATVIINGRTSQRVDAAVKQIIEETGNTAVTGVVADFSKPKEIASLIAQVPEVDILINNVAIFEPKAFSDIPDEDWLRFYEINVLSGIRLSRAYFDKMLKKNWGRIIFISSESAVQIPEEMIHYGMTKTAQIAIARGLAELTKGTNVTVNSVLPGPTLSEGVGGFIDNLAKDQQKTKKQVEDDFFKTVRPTSLIQRFLSTDEVANMVVYLSSPLASATNGAAIRAEGGLLKGAV
- a CDS encoding alpha/beta fold hydrolase, whose translation is MKTIKQLRLSMVVAIGLITSMSHAQSHQSLQSKTQIMETNQVHYRNLKVNGLNVFYREAGPKDAPTVLLLHGYPTSSHMFRNLIPILSKQYHVIAPDLPGYGYTDAPDHTQFQYTFDNLAHTMQGFIDELGLKRFAIYVFDYGAPTGYRLALANPEKITGIISQNGNAYEEGLSDAWSGMQKYWKDQSKENRDALREFVLEHMTKFQYFHGVADTSLIAPESYTMDQHFLDRPGNVEIQLDLMLDYRTNVALYPKFQAYFRDRKPPILAVWGNKDPFFLPAGAEGYKKDDPNATVKFYDTGHFALETHVNEIGQDILSFLAKLPR
- a CDS encoding FUSC family protein, producing the protein MAFKYNNLLRYIIKCLIGTAIGFYLYRLFPTLGAWCLISIILVLAPDEKDAMNLATNRIIANLIGAAIGLTLFYIHPINLFMICLGITIAIVACELLKLQTATRSAGVALLIITMHQPGQYFWDVALERAGGVLCGCIIGMIITYVFHISLLRSKMTNK
- a CDS encoding aminopeptidase C, which encodes MNYKHLIFTTGLALASIGVFAQDNLVNSLKNNQTATSKEKFKFTEVINIENTSIKNQGSSGTCWSYSTTSFLESEMIKAGKKPVNLSELYTARCAYVEKGINYVRMHGSLSLGDGGELHDVINMYRKYGAVPYEQYTGLNYGTNINKLGEMGAMTEGLLKAVVQNPNGKLSPNWLAAYTSTLDSYLGKVPESFEYNGKKYTPQTFAQQVVGLNPDDYVEFSSFTDHPYYKKFTLLVPDNWSYDQVYNLQLDDVTTVIDNALKNGYTVAWATDVSEKSFSWVNGVAYVPEVPYEVMTAEQKKEMFDGPKPEMTITPEVRQKAFDDYSTTDDHGMHIVGLAKDQNGKEYYIVKNSWGVTNDYKGYLYVTKAFVRYKTTALLLNKKALPADIIKKTGI
- a CDS encoding LysR family transcriptional regulator; this encodes MNTNDFKIFEAVAANGSFTKAAEAMFTVQSNVTARIKNLEEEFGAELFTRTSRKVTLTSAGETLMQYCKQVSHLIDEAKKEIKNADQVVGHVKIGCIDTTMALRVPHILNRFGELYPDIELEFKSAMRHELLNDVLNYKLDAAFISAPVVNPELESIHVKEEQLVILTSAQTPKLTDVLKHDPVKIVVFDQGCVFRARLESWLGSKGITQYKRTILNSIEGIINFVEAGQGISILPAEIISEYYAGRKLNTFTITKELGIMNVMLVYRKNIPQSRAVKAFIDMYQNTAEATAII